A stretch of Imperialibacter roseus DNA encodes these proteins:
- a CDS encoding porin: MQRVTNIVLAFLLAFSFILSDTAKAQNITESKFGSGISVVARDSSFSMKFSTRFQTLYEGVHDLEADKYRDNLLIRRARLKFDGFVHNPKIQYKIELGLSGSDIGNKDVVSESNYAPLQILDALVRYNFYGNWSLWFGQTKLPGNIERVISSQALQFVDRSFLNSRYNLDRDRGVQLHYSGKLINLKGAVSIGEGRNISEDNAGGYDYTLRAEWFPFGQFNKKGDYIGSDLSRESIPRLMLGVSYDLNDHTNRERGQLGKVLGDTRTLEAVFADLHFKYRGWSLMSEYVVKRAPEGAVVMDGAFYTGTGFNVQTGYLLENNFELALRFTEVLPAKETMRADVHQYTLGVSKYIVGHSLKIQSDLTRIEIEGEDGSIMYRAQVEVSF, from the coding sequence ATGCAGAGAGTGACCAACATTGTGTTAGCCTTCTTATTAGCCTTCTCGTTCATTTTATCAGATACTGCCAAAGCACAGAACATCACCGAAAGCAAATTCGGAAGTGGAATTTCAGTAGTTGCCAGAGACTCTTCATTTTCGATGAAGTTTAGCACGAGGTTTCAGACCTTGTATGAGGGAGTACATGACCTGGAGGCAGATAAATACAGAGACAATTTATTGATAAGAAGAGCAAGGTTGAAGTTTGATGGGTTTGTTCATAACCCAAAAATTCAATATAAGATTGAGCTTGGCCTGAGTGGTAGCGACATTGGAAATAAGGACGTTGTATCTGAATCAAATTATGCGCCGTTGCAGATTCTCGATGCCCTGGTAAGATACAACTTCTATGGTAACTGGAGCTTGTGGTTTGGGCAAACAAAGCTTCCTGGCAACATAGAGAGGGTGATTTCTTCGCAAGCACTTCAGTTTGTTGACAGGAGTTTTCTCAATTCACGCTACAACCTAGATAGGGATAGAGGTGTGCAGCTACACTACAGTGGTAAGCTTATTAACCTGAAAGGTGCCGTCAGCATTGGGGAGGGTAGGAATATTTCCGAAGACAATGCGGGGGGGTATGACTATACGTTGAGGGCGGAGTGGTTTCCGTTCGGGCAGTTCAATAAAAAGGGAGACTATATTGGAAGCGATTTGAGCAGAGAGTCAATACCTAGGCTAATGCTTGGTGTCTCCTACGATTTGAACGACCATACTAACAGGGAAAGAGGTCAGTTGGGTAAAGTTTTAGGCGATACACGGACATTGGAGGCTGTGTTTGCTGATTTGCATTTCAAGTACCGTGGGTGGTCGTTGATGTCGGAATACGTTGTTAAACGAGCACCTGAAGGAGCTGTGGTTATGGATGGGGCATTTTATACTGGCACCGGCTTTAATGTTCAAACGGGATATTTACTCGAAAATAACTTCGAACTGGCGCTTAGATTTACAGAAGTGTTGCCAGCAAAGGAAACGATGAGAGCTGACGTTCATCAATACACTCTCGGCGTCTCAAAATATATTGTTGGCCATTCTCTTAAAATACAGTCGGACTTGACAAGGATAGAAATTGAAGGAGAGGATGGTTCAATAATGTACCGTGCGCAGGTTGAGGTCTCCTTTTAG
- a CDS encoding M20 metallopeptidase family protein, with amino-acid sequence MDLKDRIKTLSGQLSKEVIGARRHLHANPELSFEEYNTAGYIREFLRKLPIDRLDEMATTGTVAIIKGNNPDKKVVALRADIDALPILEQSAASYKSTNEGVMHACGHDVHTSSLLGVAKILCELKGEFEGTVKLIFQPGEEKLPGGASLMIKEGVLTNPSPKSLFGQHVMPLLPAGTVGFRPGMYMASADEIYVTVTGQGGHAAMPETLVDPIVVTAYIITALQQVVSRMASPKIPSVLSFGDIEGKGATNVIPSEVKLKGTFRTLNEEWRMEAHAKMKKMAEGIAESMGATCDFNIMKGYPFLANDEHLTNRSKSWAEEFLGKDKVVDLDIWMAAEDFAFYSHHVDSCFYRLGTRNEAEGITSGVHTPTFDIDESALELGVGLMTWLALKELAV; translated from the coding sequence ATGGATCTAAAAGACAGAATCAAAACGCTCAGTGGTCAGCTTTCGAAAGAGGTTATTGGCGCACGAAGACACCTGCATGCCAATCCTGAACTGTCTTTTGAGGAGTACAACACAGCAGGCTACATCAGAGAATTCCTTCGAAAGCTTCCTATCGACCGGCTCGACGAAATGGCTACTACTGGCACTGTGGCCATCATCAAAGGAAATAATCCAGACAAAAAAGTTGTTGCATTGAGGGCCGACATTGACGCTTTGCCGATCCTGGAACAGAGCGCTGCGTCCTATAAGTCGACAAACGAGGGTGTTATGCATGCCTGCGGCCACGATGTGCATACCTCCTCGCTCCTCGGCGTTGCCAAAATCCTCTGTGAGCTGAAAGGTGAATTTGAGGGAACCGTTAAGCTGATTTTTCAGCCGGGAGAAGAGAAACTACCGGGTGGCGCCAGCTTAATGATCAAGGAGGGCGTGCTTACCAACCCTTCTCCAAAAAGTCTTTTCGGTCAGCATGTGATGCCCTTGTTGCCTGCGGGCACGGTAGGCTTTCGCCCTGGCATGTACATGGCCAGCGCTGACGAAATATATGTGACAGTGACAGGACAAGGGGGTCATGCAGCCATGCCTGAAACTTTGGTAGACCCTATTGTAGTAACAGCTTACATAATCACAGCATTGCAGCAAGTGGTCAGTAGAATGGCCAGCCCAAAGATACCCTCGGTACTTTCTTTTGGCGATATTGAGGGCAAAGGGGCTACCAATGTTATTCCATCTGAGGTCAAACTAAAGGGCACGTTCAGAACGCTCAACGAGGAATGGAGAATGGAAGCCCATGCGAAGATGAAAAAGATGGCCGAAGGAATTGCCGAGTCAATGGGTGCCACCTGCGACTTTAATATCATGAAAGGTTACCCGTTTCTTGCGAATGATGAGCACCTAACCAACCGCTCTAAATCATGGGCCGAAGAATTTTTGGGAAAAGACAAAGTTGTGGACCTGGATATCTGGATGGCTGCAGAAGATTTTGCCTTCTACTCCCACCACGTCGATTCATGTTTCTATCGGCTTGGCACCAGAAATGAAGCTGAGGGCATCACTTCCGGCGTCCACACGCCCACGTTCGATATAGATGAAAGTGCTCTAGAGCTTGGTGTGGGGCTTATGACCTGGCTGGCTTTGAAAGAGCTGGCTGTTTAA
- a CDS encoding SPOR domain-containing protein, whose product MNRVVSLALGVFILYGCSKKVVPSSGTTDSYSEDLSILHPVITTDESALKPVETSKLTPSSEPLKTQYDITQELDSVVMFIAEKNLQKRVIDGFTVQVYSGPNRDQANNARAQLHSIGLDIPSQVVYVQPNFKVKIGKFYSRLEANQVYAQVREVFPNALLLPEKIPVE is encoded by the coding sequence ATGAATAGAGTCGTTTCTTTAGCACTTGGAGTTTTTATCCTGTATGGGTGTTCAAAAAAGGTGGTTCCTTCTTCTGGCACCACTGACTCTTATTCTGAAGACTTGTCTATTTTACACCCGGTCATAACCACTGACGAAAGCGCACTTAAACCTGTAGAAACAAGCAAATTGACGCCTTCTTCAGAACCACTGAAGACACAATACGACATCACCCAAGAACTCGACAGTGTCGTTATGTTTATAGCCGAAAAAAACCTCCAGAAGAGAGTAATTGACGGCTTTACGGTTCAGGTGTATTCAGGCCCAAACAGAGACCAGGCTAATAATGCAAGGGCACAGCTTCATTCAATCGGACTGGACATTCCCTCCCAGGTTGTTTACGTCCAGCCCAACTTTAAGGTAAAAATAGGGAAGTTTTATTCCAGGTTAGAGGCCAATCAGGTATATGCGCAGGTTCGGGAGGTATTCCCCAACGCACTCCTCCTTCCTGAAAAAATACCCGTAGAATAA
- the secA gene encoding preprotein translocase subunit SecA: MLNIFTKGVAKLFGTKSERDIKEVLPLVEQIKKEFEKLKSISDDELRDKTSQFKAFIKEGNATIQKEIDDLHQRIIDEPDLDIDQKDDVFKRIDQLEKDKNKKIEDSLLKLLPEAFAVVKETSRRLAENKKLVVKATLMDKQMAATKPHIKIAGDTAEWSNKWLAAGTEVEWNMVHYDVQLIGGVVLHSGKIAEMTTGEGKTLVATLPAYLNALAGKGVHIVTVNDYLAKRDSEWNAPLFQFHGLTVDCVDRHQPNSQERRNAYLADITYGTNNEFGFDYLRDNMARSPEELVQREHHYAMVDEVDSVLVDEARTPLIISGPIPKGDEHEFYELKPRIFKLVESQRKLCAQFLNDAKKQIAEGNETDGGLSLFRAHRGLPKYKPLIKYLSETGIRNVLQKTENIYLADNQRMMPEADEPLLFTIEEKNNSIELTEKGVDMITGDGEDPNFFIMPDIGMEIAKLEGDTSLAEIDILKKKESVIKDYQIKAQRIHTVNQLLKAYTLFEKDTEYVVIDGKVKIVDEQTGRMMEGRRYSDGLHQAIEAKENVTVEDATQTYATITLQNYFRMYHKLAGMTGTAETEAGELWEIYKLDVVVIPTNRPIVRKDMEDKVYKTMREKFNAVIDEIVALTEAGRPVLVGTTSVEISEVLSRMLNIRKIKHNVLNAKQHQREAEIVAEAGHPSTVTIATNMAGRGTDIKLTEESKKAGGLAIVGTERHESRRVDRQLRGRSGRQGDPGSSQFFVSLEDNLMRLFGSDRIAKWMDRMGLEEGEVIQHSMITKSIERAQKKVEENNFAMRKRLLEYDDVMNSQREVIYTRRKNALFGERLQLDILNMMYDTSEDLAISATASQDYDGFRLNVLSTFGLDMRISQDEFAGIKSDALAARLYDEVLAHYTARKNTIREKALPVLKHTLDNKGATVVDILVPFTDGKKQLGIVVNLKKAVDTEGKEMVAAMEKMITLALIDQTWKEHLREMDDLKQSVQNAVYEQKDPLLIYKFEAFELFKVFLAKVNEETMSFLIKADIPSQDPSQVREARQTRTKSDYKESKEESRSLLEGKEGQPVGSRPAVTRPEPMKSQKVAGRNDRVTVQYTDGTLKEGVKYKTVEQDVNNNKCVVINIED, from the coding sequence ATGTTGAATATATTCACCAAAGGGGTAGCCAAACTTTTTGGAACAAAATCAGAGCGAGATATTAAGGAAGTCCTTCCGCTTGTTGAGCAAATCAAAAAAGAATTTGAGAAACTTAAGAGTATTTCTGACGATGAGTTGAGAGACAAAACCAGTCAGTTCAAAGCGTTCATCAAAGAGGGGAATGCCACTATCCAGAAGGAAATTGACGATTTGCATCAGAGGATAATCGACGAACCGGATTTGGATATTGACCAGAAAGATGACGTATTCAAAAGAATAGATCAACTCGAAAAAGACAAGAATAAGAAAATTGAAGATTCGCTGCTTAAACTGCTGCCGGAAGCTTTTGCCGTAGTGAAGGAAACCTCCAGGCGACTTGCTGAGAACAAGAAGCTGGTGGTGAAGGCCACTCTCATGGATAAGCAGATGGCGGCTACCAAGCCCCACATAAAAATCGCTGGAGACACTGCCGAGTGGTCCAACAAATGGCTCGCTGCAGGCACTGAGGTAGAGTGGAACATGGTGCACTACGATGTGCAGCTCATTGGTGGTGTTGTACTGCACTCAGGTAAAATTGCCGAAATGACGACCGGTGAGGGAAAGACCCTTGTGGCTACTTTGCCTGCCTACCTGAACGCCCTTGCAGGCAAAGGCGTACATATTGTTACAGTAAACGACTACCTGGCCAAGCGTGACTCAGAGTGGAACGCTCCCTTGTTCCAGTTTCATGGGCTGACGGTTGACTGTGTTGACCGGCACCAACCCAACTCACAGGAAAGGAGAAACGCTTATCTCGCCGACATTACCTACGGCACCAACAACGAATTTGGCTTTGACTACCTGCGGGACAACATGGCCAGAAGCCCGGAGGAATTGGTTCAGCGGGAACACCACTACGCCATGGTGGATGAGGTTGACTCTGTTCTTGTGGATGAAGCAAGAACACCACTTATCATTTCCGGTCCTATACCTAAGGGAGATGAGCATGAGTTTTACGAACTGAAGCCTAGAATATTTAAGCTGGTTGAATCTCAACGCAAGCTATGTGCACAGTTTTTGAATGACGCCAAAAAACAAATTGCTGAGGGCAACGAGACAGATGGCGGCTTGTCACTGTTCAGGGCTCACAGAGGGCTTCCCAAATACAAGCCTTTGATCAAATACCTCAGTGAAACAGGCATAAGAAATGTTCTTCAAAAAACGGAGAATATCTACCTGGCTGATAATCAAAGGATGATGCCGGAGGCGGATGAGCCTTTGCTTTTTACCATTGAGGAAAAAAATAACTCTATCGAGCTGACTGAAAAAGGCGTCGATATGATTACCGGCGATGGTGAAGATCCCAATTTTTTCATTATGCCTGACATTGGGATGGAAATTGCCAAGCTTGAGGGTGACACCTCTCTTGCTGAAATCGATATTCTAAAGAAGAAAGAGTCGGTTATCAAAGACTACCAAATTAAAGCGCAGCGCATCCACACCGTCAACCAGTTGCTAAAAGCCTACACGCTCTTCGAAAAAGACACTGAGTATGTGGTGATTGATGGGAAAGTAAAGATTGTGGATGAGCAAACCGGCCGCATGATGGAAGGTCGTCGCTATTCAGACGGTCTTCACCAGGCAATCGAAGCCAAGGAAAATGTGACGGTGGAAGATGCCACGCAGACTTATGCGACCATCACGCTACAGAACTACTTCAGAATGTACCACAAGCTGGCAGGTATGACTGGTACTGCCGAAACCGAAGCTGGTGAGCTTTGGGAGATTTACAAGCTTGACGTGGTCGTTATTCCGACCAACAGGCCGATCGTCCGGAAAGACATGGAAGACAAGGTCTACAAGACCATGCGTGAGAAATTCAATGCTGTTATCGATGAAATTGTTGCGCTGACTGAGGCAGGCAGACCCGTGCTGGTGGGTACTACTTCTGTTGAAATTTCGGAGGTGCTAAGCCGCATGCTTAATATCCGCAAGATTAAACACAACGTACTGAATGCCAAGCAACACCAACGGGAAGCAGAAATTGTGGCTGAAGCAGGCCATCCTTCTACCGTGACGATTGCCACCAACATGGCGGGACGTGGTACGGACATAAAACTGACCGAAGAGTCGAAAAAGGCTGGAGGTTTAGCTATTGTAGGAACGGAAAGACACGAATCAAGAAGGGTAGACAGGCAGTTGAGAGGCCGATCAGGCCGACAAGGTGACCCTGGGTCCTCGCAGTTTTTTGTGTCTCTTGAAGACAACCTGATGCGTTTGTTCGGCTCAGACAGAATTGCCAAGTGGATGGACAGAATGGGATTGGAAGAAGGTGAAGTAATCCAGCATTCGATGATTACCAAGTCGATTGAAAGAGCGCAGAAGAAGGTAGAAGAGAACAACTTTGCCATGCGTAAGCGCCTCCTGGAGTACGATGACGTAATGAACTCGCAGAGAGAGGTCATCTATACAAGAAGGAAGAATGCCTTGTTCGGTGAAAGACTACAGCTTGACATCCTCAACATGATGTACGATACGTCTGAGGATCTGGCCATATCAGCCACTGCCTCTCAAGACTATGATGGCTTTAGACTGAATGTTCTTAGCACCTTTGGCCTCGATATGCGTATCAGTCAGGACGAGTTTGCCGGTATCAAAAGCGATGCACTTGCTGCAAGACTTTACGACGAAGTGTTGGCACACTATACAGCCCGAAAAAACACTATCAGAGAAAAAGCGCTTCCGGTTCTTAAGCATACCCTTGACAACAAAGGAGCCACAGTGGTGGATATTCTCGTGCCATTTACGGACGGGAAGAAGCAACTCGGCATTGTGGTGAACTTAAAGAAGGCGGTGGATACCGAAGGTAAGGAGATGGTGGCCGCCATGGAGAAAATGATCACCCTGGCGCTGATCGACCAAACCTGGAAGGAACACCTTCGTGAGATGGACGATTTGAAGCAATCTGTTCAAAATGCGGTATACGAGCAAAAAGACCCACTTTTGATCTACAAATTTGAAGCCTTCGAATTGTTCAAAGTATTCCTTGCCAAGGTAAATGAGGAAACTATGTCATTCCTTATTAAAGCCGATATACCAAGCCAGGATCCAAGTCAGGTAAGAGAAGCTCGTCAAACCCGCACAAAAAGTGACTACAAAGAAAGTAAGGAAGAATCACGTTCTTTGCTGGAAGGAAAAGAAGGACAACCAGTTGGCTCTAGGCCTGCCGTTACCCGACCAGAACCAATGAAGTCGCAAAAAGTGGCTGGAAGAAACGATCGGGTGACTGTGCAGTACACTGATGGAACTTTGAAAGAAGGGGTGAAATACAAAACAGTGGAACAGGATGTGAATAATAACAAATGCGTTGTGATCAATATTGAAGACTAA
- the dapF gene encoding diaminopimelate epimerase, with translation MEIRFHKYQGTGNDFILIDDRELQFPDDLTVIETLCHRRFGIGADGLILIRNHPEYDFEMVYYNSDGSQSMCGNGSRCAVHFAKSLGMATNRTTFMSTDGPHEATIKEDIVSVQLYDVDSVEELTDGVFINTGSPHHIAFLEDVKNFPVVPEGKAIRFSEAYAPKGTNVNFVELEDGNAIFVRTYERGVEGETLSCGTGVTACSLAASLKGYKSPVIVHTLGGTLEVSFAVKEGGFSDIFLKGPATPVYSGLIDV, from the coding sequence ATGGAAATTCGTTTTCACAAATATCAGGGCACAGGTAACGACTTCATTCTCATCGATGACAGGGAGCTCCAATTTCCTGATGACCTGACCGTTATAGAAACCCTTTGCCATCGCAGGTTTGGCATCGGCGCAGACGGACTCATTCTGATACGCAATCATCCCGAGTACGACTTTGAAATGGTCTACTACAATTCCGACGGCTCGCAGAGCATGTGCGGGAACGGTAGCAGGTGCGCAGTGCACTTTGCGAAGTCTCTTGGCATGGCCACCAACAGAACTACTTTTATGTCTACCGACGGGCCTCATGAAGCGACCATCAAAGAAGACATTGTTTCTGTGCAGCTTTATGATGTGGACAGCGTTGAAGAACTTACTGACGGCGTTTTCATCAATACGGGATCCCCACACCATATTGCCTTCCTTGAAGATGTTAAAAACTTCCCTGTTGTGCCGGAAGGAAAAGCTATTCGCTTTAGCGAGGCCTATGCCCCCAAGGGTACCAATGTTAACTTCGTAGAGTTAGAGGATGGCAATGCAATCTTTGTGAGGACTTATGAAAGAGGGGTAGAAGGCGAAACGCTGTCGTGCGGCACGGGCGTCACAGCTTGTTCGCTCGCCGCATCACTCAAAGGATATAAAAGCCCGGTAATAGTTCACACCCTGGGCGGAACCCTCGAGGTCAGTTTTGCGGTTAAGGAGGGTGGCTTTAGTGATATTTTCCTGAAGGGCCCGGCCACACCCGTTTACTCAGGCCTCATTGATGTGTAA
- the rplS gene encoding 50S ribosomal protein L19, whose amino-acid sequence MSELIKLVEAEYQEKRNSLPAFKAGDTINVHVKITEGNKERIQQFQGTVIQRKNISTNGETFTVRKVSSGIGVERIFPIMSPSVEKVELVRQGSVRRARLYYLRGRKGKAARIKEKMS is encoded by the coding sequence ATGAGCGAGTTGATAAAACTAGTTGAAGCAGAGTACCAGGAGAAGAGAAATTCACTGCCCGCATTTAAGGCAGGTGATACTATAAATGTACACGTGAAGATCACGGAAGGTAACAAAGAGCGTATCCAGCAGTTTCAGGGTACCGTTATCCAACGTAAGAATATCAGCACGAATGGGGAAACCTTTACTGTAAGAAAAGTATCTTCAGGTATCGGCGTGGAAAGAATTTTCCCGATTATGTCTCCAAGCGTTGAGAAAGTTGAATTGGTTCGTCAGGGGTCAGTTCGCAGAGCCCGTCTTTACTACCTTCGTGGTAGAAAAGGAAAAGCCGCAAGGATCAAAGAAAAAATGTCCTAA
- a CDS encoding LacI family DNA-binding transcriptional regulator — translation MENKNIRIKDIARLAGVSVGTVDRVLHKRGKVSDKALEKVHAILDQIDYKPNLIARSLGLNRTFRVAAVLPDPKLDAFWVQSHEGLQQSEQEWQQQGLVIDYYFYDLHNKESYNQAFEKAIASNPDGAVVAPLFYKEALPFFQKFHENGVPYILFNTHIEHPHPLSFIGQDLYQSGRLAAELISPGLATGKKLAILHIHEDLPNSAHLLDKEKGFREYVASMSGLNVEVNTINLEAPENTSFETDLRKLFSDPQLHGVYISTSKAYQVVEFMKATGKNGCRIVGYDLLEKNLQFLKEGYINFLINQNPSKQAALSISHLINHLVFKTTPPKEALLPLEIITKENIDSYKPALAAQ, via the coding sequence ATGGAAAACAAAAATATACGGATCAAAGATATCGCCCGCCTTGCCGGAGTGTCAGTGGGCACTGTGGACAGGGTGTTGCATAAGCGAGGCAAAGTATCCGATAAGGCACTTGAGAAAGTTCATGCTATCCTTGACCAAATTGACTACAAGCCCAACCTCATCGCCAGAAGCCTTGGTCTCAACAGGACGTTTAGGGTCGCCGCCGTGCTACCCGACCCCAAGCTTGACGCTTTCTGGGTGCAATCGCATGAAGGACTGCAACAAAGCGAGCAGGAATGGCAGCAGCAAGGGCTTGTTATTGACTACTACTTTTACGACCTCCACAATAAAGAATCTTACAATCAAGCGTTTGAAAAGGCCATTGCTTCAAACCCTGACGGAGCGGTAGTTGCGCCACTGTTCTATAAGGAAGCGCTGCCCTTTTTCCAAAAATTTCATGAAAATGGGGTGCCTTACATATTGTTCAACACTCATATTGAGCATCCACACCCCTTGTCATTCATCGGGCAAGATCTGTATCAAAGCGGGCGGCTGGCCGCTGAACTGATTTCGCCCGGACTGGCCACTGGCAAAAAACTGGCGATCCTACATATTCACGAGGATTTGCCAAATTCTGCCCACCTTTTGGACAAGGAAAAAGGCTTCAGAGAATATGTAGCTTCGATGTCGGGATTGAATGTGGAGGTAAACACTATCAACCTTGAGGCCCCGGAGAACACCTCCTTCGAAACGGATCTCAGGAAACTCTTTAGCGACCCCCAGTTGCACGGGGTTTACATAAGCACCTCCAAAGCCTATCAGGTGGTGGAATTTATGAAAGCGACCGGCAAAAATGGCTGTAGAATTGTTGGCTATGATTTACTGGAAAAGAACCTTCAATTTCTGAAAGAGGGGTATATCAACTTCCTGATTAATCAAAACCCAAGCAAGCAAGCTGCCTTGTCTATCAGCCACCTTATCAATCACCTGGTGTTTAAGACCACACCACCCAAAGAGGCCCTTCTGCCCCTCGAAATTATCACCAAGGAGAATATTGACAGCTATAAGCCAGCACTTGCCGCACAATAA
- the trmD gene encoding tRNA (guanosine(37)-N1)-methyltransferase TrmD: MVRFDIISCVPELLKSPFEHSILKRAIDKGLTEVKVHNLRDYAVNKHKTVDDYAYGGGAGMVLQIEPIDRCIQALKSERTYDDIIYMSPDGELLTQRLANGLAMKGNMILLCGHYKGVDERVRQHLITREISVGDFVLSGGELAAAIVCDAVIRLIPGVLNDETSALTDSFQDDLIAPPVYSRPADYKGMKVPDVLLSGNDALIDDWRHEQSVQRTKERRPNLL, encoded by the coding sequence ATGGTAAGATTCGACATTATTTCATGTGTACCTGAGCTGCTCAAAAGCCCTTTTGAACACAGCATTCTCAAAAGAGCCATCGACAAGGGCCTCACGGAAGTTAAAGTGCACAACCTGAGAGATTACGCTGTCAACAAACATAAAACTGTTGACGACTACGCTTACGGCGGCGGAGCTGGCATGGTGCTGCAAATAGAGCCCATCGACCGCTGCATCCAGGCCCTCAAATCCGAACGAACCTACGACGACATTATATATATGAGTCCTGATGGGGAGCTGCTTACCCAAAGGTTGGCCAACGGCCTGGCTATGAAAGGGAACATGATTTTGCTCTGCGGGCATTATAAAGGAGTTGACGAAAGAGTGCGTCAGCACCTGATAACAAGAGAAATCAGCGTTGGCGATTTTGTGCTGTCGGGCGGAGAACTTGCTGCCGCCATTGTGTGCGACGCAGTGATCAGGCTTATTCCGGGCGTGCTAAACGACGAAACCTCCGCACTTACCGACTCCTTTCAGGATGACCTGATTGCACCGCCGGTTTACAGCAGACCAGCCGACTACAAAGGCATGAAAGTGCCGGATGTATTGCTGTCAGGAAACGACGCACTTATCGACGACTGGAGGCACGAGCAGTCGGTGCAGCGAACGAAAGAGCGAAGACCAAATCTACTGTAG
- a CDS encoding 30S ribosomal protein S16: MAVKIRLSRRGRKKLAMFDVVVANSTSPRDGKFIEKLGTYNPNTNPATIVLNDEKAFDWVMKGAQPSDTVRAMLSYRGILLKKHLQIGVNKGAITQEQADAKFEEWKNQQDAKVTGKVESLAKKKEDERKSRLAAETKVSQARAEAIRKKAEVAAAPEASEEAAVEEAAVAEEAPAAEVTETAPVVEETPAAEAPVEEAPVAEVPAAEEAPKAEAPAEEAPKADAPEADEKKEE, translated from the coding sequence ATGGCAGTTAAAATCAGGTTATCACGTCGAGGACGTAAAAAACTTGCAATGTTTGATGTGGTTGTGGCTAACAGTACTTCGCCACGGGATGGTAAGTTCATCGAGAAATTGGGAACGTACAATCCAAATACCAATCCGGCAACAATTGTTTTGAATGATGAAAAGGCATTTGACTGGGTTATGAAAGGTGCGCAACCTTCTGATACCGTTAGAGCCATGCTTTCTTACAGGGGAATTCTTTTGAAAAAACACCTTCAGATTGGTGTGAACAAAGGAGCCATTACACAAGAACAGGCTGATGCCAAGTTCGAAGAGTGGAAGAATCAACAAGATGCCAAAGTGACTGGCAAAGTTGAGTCTCTGGCTAAGAAGAAAGAAGACGAAAGAAAATCACGTCTTGCTGCTGAAACCAAGGTGAGCCAGGCAAGAGCTGAAGCTATTCGTAAGAAGGCTGAGGTTGCTGCTGCGCCCGAAGCCAGCGAAGAAGCTGCAGTAGAAGAGGCTGCGGTTGCGGAAGAAGCACCTGCTGCTGAAGTAACTGAAACAGCACCAGTGGTAGAGGAAACACCTGCTGCTGAAGCACCAGTTGAAGAGGCTCCAGTGGCTGAAGTACCTGCTGCAGAGGAAGCTCCTAAAGCAGAAGCCCCGGCAGAAGAGGCCCCTAAGGCCGACGCTCCTGAAGCAGACGAGAAAAAAGAAGAGTAG